From a region of the Neobacillus niacini genome:
- a CDS encoding ABC transporter permease codes for MLKKSFRKNWDLYLLISPVIAYFIIFHYVPMYGIQIAFKDFIATKGIWGSEWVGLKHFERFFDSYYFWRLIKNTLGIGIYTLAVSFPIPIIIALMLNEVRNEKYKKFVQTVIYAPHFLSTVVVVGMLILFLKPDGIINQTITLFGGNPVDFMTEPGWFKSLYVFSDVWQTMGWSSIIYLAALTAVDHSQHEAAMIDGASRIQRIWHINIPAIMPTIVILFILNAGSVMSVGFEKVFLMQNTLNMSTSDVISTFVYRSGILEAQYSFSAAVGLFNSVINFIMLIMVNAIAKKINNTSLW; via the coding sequence ATGTTAAAGAAGTCATTTCGCAAAAATTGGGATCTCTATTTATTGATTTCCCCTGTCATTGCTTACTTTATTATCTTTCATTATGTGCCAATGTATGGAATCCAAATTGCATTTAAGGATTTTATTGCAACGAAGGGTATTTGGGGAAGTGAGTGGGTAGGACTCAAGCATTTTGAACGTTTTTTTGATAGTTATTATTTTTGGAGGCTCATTAAGAACACGTTAGGCATTGGTATCTATACACTTGCTGTTTCATTCCCAATCCCCATCATAATCGCGTTGATGCTTAACGAAGTAAGAAACGAAAAGTATAAAAAGTTTGTTCAAACAGTTATTTATGCACCACACTTTTTATCCACAGTCGTAGTGGTTGGGATGCTAATTTTGTTTCTAAAACCAGATGGAATCATTAATCAAACAATCACCTTATTCGGTGGAAATCCTGTTGACTTTATGACCGAACCGGGCTGGTTTAAATCCTTATATGTTTTCTCGGATGTTTGGCAAACTATGGGGTGGAGTTCCATCATTTATTTGGCAGCGCTTACAGCTGTTGATCATTCACAGCATGAGGCCGCAATGATTGACGGGGCTTCTAGGATTCAAAGAATTTGGCATATCAATATCCCCGCGATTATGCCGACAATCGTCATTTTATTTATATTAAATGCAGGTTCTGTTATGTCGGTAGGCTTTGAGAAAGTATTCTTAATGCAAAATACATTGAATATGTCCACATCAGATGTCATTTCCACCTTCGTTTATCGAAGCGGTATTTTAGAGGCTCAGTATAGCTTCTCGGCAGCTGTTGGTTTATTTAACTCCGTGATTAATTTCATCATGCTAATAATGGTGAATGCTATTGCTAAGAAAATCAATAATACAAGCCTATGGTAA
- a CDS encoding Gfo/Idh/MocA family protein, translated as MEIVRLGIIGAGLRGGIAKYWHNPGGKSVVVGVADVSEARLKAFQEKINEHAFVTTDYHELLARKDIEAVAILSPDYLHEEHAIAALRAGKHVYCEKPLAITVEGCDRIIEESKKAGKHLMVGFNMRYMSMYQTMKEIIDSGVIGDLKAVWVRHFVGYGGYFYYHDWHGTAKNTTSLLLQKGSHDLDVIHWITGKYTKKVSAFGSLDYYGGGKPNTLTCPECEIKDTCPEATFNYFTQCAFREEIDVEDNNMLIMELEGGIKASYLQCHFTPDYSRNYTFIGTKGRLENDDVNDKIFVKTRKSNSWHEFSDITYDMKKEEGSHGGADPKICNDFIELVLHNKQPLTTPFAGRMSVAVGCAATESIRSGGKVVEIS; from the coding sequence ATGGAAATAGTAAGATTAGGGATAATTGGTGCTGGACTTCGGGGTGGAATTGCAAAGTATTGGCATAACCCAGGCGGAAAATCAGTGGTTGTAGGTGTTGCCGATGTTTCTGAGGCCAGACTAAAAGCCTTTCAAGAAAAAATTAACGAACATGCCTTTGTTACGACCGATTATCATGAATTATTAGCGCGCAAAGATATTGAAGCAGTAGCAATTTTATCACCAGATTATTTACATGAAGAGCATGCTATCGCTGCACTAAGAGCCGGAAAACACGTCTATTGTGAAAAACCCCTTGCCATTACGGTCGAAGGCTGTGACCGGATCATTGAGGAATCGAAGAAAGCCGGGAAACACTTGATGGTTGGTTTCAATATGCGTTATATGAGTATGTACCAAACGATGAAAGAGATTATCGACTCTGGTGTCATCGGAGATCTTAAAGCCGTTTGGGTTCGGCACTTTGTGGGATACGGCGGTTATTTCTACTATCACGACTGGCATGGTACAGCTAAAAATACAACTTCGCTGCTATTACAAAAGGGTTCCCATGACCTTGACGTCATCCACTGGATTACTGGTAAATACACCAAAAAGGTTTCTGCATTTGGCAGCCTTGATTATTACGGCGGTGGTAAGCCAAATACCTTAACTTGCCCTGAATGTGAGATTAAAGATACGTGTCCTGAGGCGACTTTTAATTATTTTACTCAATGTGCTTTCAGGGAAGAAATTGATGTTGAGGATAACAATATGTTGATTATGGAGCTTGAAGGCGGAATTAAGGCCTCCTACCTGCAATGTCACTTCACACCGGATTATTCAAGAAATTATACCTTTATCGGAACAAAAGGGCGCTTAGAAAACGATGATGTCAACGATAAAATTTTCGTCAAAACACGGAAATCTAATAGTTGGCATGAATTTAGTGACATCACCTATGACATGAAGAAGGAAGAAGGAAGCCACGGCGGTGCTGATCCGAAAATTTGCAATGATTTTATCGAGTTGGTTTTACATAACAAACAGCCATTGACCACACCATTTGCAGGAAGAATGAGTGTAGCTGTAGGCTGTGCTGCGACAGAGTCAATTCGTTCTGGCGGTAAAGTAGTTGAAATTAGTTAA
- a CDS encoding LacI family DNA-binding transcriptional regulator has translation MVKLKDIAEYVGVSISTVSRVIQSDPTRNVNSETKRKVWDAVKELGYTPNQNARNLVTNNQQKSRKRTMKIGWVADYKIIEMYPYYASMLNGVSDYLDHSEYTLVNINKEVLQHDPLLHKTIHESGIEGLILFDKIDESILEYALEYIPIVGLDFSYTNRKMNISLIDFDREAAGVMAVEHLIQQGHKKIGFLGGGIGEQFENLQEESRYKGYQRAMNDAGLIIQPEWTGNTKWAMENSYEFMAELLKKCSDHLPTAMFCASDMMAIPAMRAVFEHHLRIPEDIAFIGLDNIEMSKYSSPPLSTIDIPKYEMGQLAAKTVIERIEGITRLSVKILVPFELVIRESSKMRKDY, from the coding sequence ATGGTTAAACTCAAAGATATAGCTGAATATGTTGGTGTGTCTATTTCTACTGTTTCAAGGGTCATCCAAAGTGACCCGACTCGAAATGTTAATTCGGAGACAAAAAGGAAAGTTTGGGATGCTGTAAAAGAATTAGGATATACGCCAAATCAAAATGCTAGAAATTTAGTTACAAACAATCAGCAAAAGAGTAGAAAGCGAACGATGAAAATAGGCTGGGTTGCTGACTATAAAATTATTGAAATGTACCCTTACTATGCCAGTATGCTTAATGGTGTTAGTGATTATTTGGATCATTCCGAATATACCTTAGTAAACATTAATAAAGAAGTACTTCAACATGATCCTCTGCTTCATAAAACTATACATGAATCCGGGATAGAAGGTCTTATATTATTCGATAAAATTGATGAAAGTATTTTAGAGTATGCTTTGGAATACATACCTATTGTAGGACTCGATTTTAGTTATACAAATAGAAAAATGAATATATCTTTAATAGATTTTGACCGTGAAGCGGCTGGGGTAATGGCTGTGGAGCATTTGATTCAACAGGGACATAAAAAGATTGGTTTCCTTGGCGGTGGTATTGGCGAACAATTTGAAAATTTACAAGAAGAAAGCCGATATAAAGGTTATCAAAGGGCAATGAACGACGCCGGCTTAATCATTCAGCCAGAATGGACAGGTAATACCAAATGGGCAATGGAAAATAGCTATGAATTTATGGCGGAACTGTTAAAGAAATGTTCCGATCATTTACCAACAGCGATGTTTTGTGCAAGTGACATGATGGCGATTCCAGCTATGAGGGCCGTATTCGAACACCATTTAAGAATCCCAGAGGATATTGCTTTTATAGGCTTAGATAATATTGAAATGTCTAAATACTCATCTCCTCCGCTTTCGACCATTGATATTCCTAAATATGAAATGGGGCAGTTGGCTGCTAAAACTGTAATTGAGAGGATTGAAGGGATAACAAGGTTATCCGTCAAGATTCTAGTTCCTTTTGAACTGGTAATTCGTGAATCATCAAAAATGAGAAAAGACTACTAA
- a CDS encoding GntR family transcriptional regulator: MEPLQHESLIPLYHQLMERLKDSIEKGYWKPGDKIPSENQLMDQFGVSRNTAKKAIEELVQAGILYRIQGKGTYVAKPKLQQSLMGFYSFSKVLKEKGLNPKDIILKIEEVKPIAKIREALQLGEDEHVIEMKRLRCANNEPFILESSFIPKYVVSDMEQLKKVGEVSLYDLFAQQFNTVVTRAKEAFEPVLIRSDESEYLQTEVGRPALLLERTAFDANGLPVEFCISIVRGDRCRFYTELT, encoded by the coding sequence ATGGAACCATTGCAGCATGAAAGTTTAATTCCGTTATATCACCAATTAATGGAAAGATTAAAGGATTCGATTGAAAAAGGGTATTGGAAACCTGGTGATAAAATCCCATCGGAAAATCAGTTAATGGACCAATTTGGTGTGAGCCGAAACACGGCAAAAAAAGCGATTGAGGAGCTTGTACAGGCCGGAATCCTTTACCGCATCCAAGGAAAAGGAACCTACGTGGCAAAACCGAAATTGCAGCAGTCATTGATGGGCTTTTACAGTTTTAGCAAAGTATTAAAAGAAAAAGGATTGAATCCCAAGGATATCATCCTGAAGATTGAAGAAGTAAAGCCAATTGCAAAAATCCGAGAAGCGCTCCAGCTTGGAGAAGATGAGCATGTGATTGAAATGAAACGCCTACGCTGCGCCAACAATGAGCCGTTTATTTTGGAGTCATCTTTCATTCCGAAATATGTGGTTTCTGATATGGAGCAGCTCAAAAAAGTCGGCGAAGTATCCTTATATGATTTATTTGCACAACAATTTAATACGGTAGTAACTAGAGCAAAAGAGGCTTTTGAACCCGTTCTCATTCGTTCTGACGAAAGTGAGTATCTGCAAACGGAAGTAGGCCGTCCGGCACTGCTGCTAGAACGAACAGCTTTTGATGCGAATGGATTGCCGGTTGAGTTTTGTATCTCCATTGTCCGAGGAGATCGCTGTCGCTTTTACACTGAACTAACATAA
- a CDS encoding Gfo/Idh/MocA family protein produces the protein METVRIGIIGAGLRSGIAKYWHNPGGKSVVVGAADVSVSRLKEFQEKINEHAFITTDYNELLARKDIDAVAILSPDYLHEEHAIAALRAGKHVYCEKPLAITVEGCDRIIEESKKSGKHLMVGFNMRYMSMYQTMKEIIDSGVIGNLKAVWVRHFVGYGGYFYYHDWHGAAKNTTSLLLQKGSHDLDVIHWITGKYSKKVSAFGGLDFYGGDKPNTLTCPTCEEKDTCTEASLKILTQCAFREEIDVEDNNMLIMELEGGIKASYLQCHFTPDYSRNYTFIGTKGRLENDDVNNKIYVKTRKSNTWNEFSDITYDMKKEQGSHGGADPKICNDFIELVLHNKQPLTTPFAGRMSVAVGCAATESIRSGGKVVEVSLASTVSLCE, from the coding sequence ATGGAAACAGTTAGAATAGGGATCATTGGTGCTGGATTGCGGAGTGGAATTGCAAAGTATTGGCATAATCCCGGCGGAAAATCAGTGGTCGTAGGAGCTGCTGATGTTTCAGTGTCAAGGTTAAAAGAGTTTCAAGAAAAAATTAACGAACATGCATTTATAACGACAGATTATAACGAACTATTAGCGCGTAAGGATATTGATGCCGTTGCCATTCTATCACCGGACTATTTACATGAGGAACATGCCATTGCTGCCCTTCGAGCCGGAAAACACGTCTATTGTGAGAAGCCCCTTGCCATTACGGTAGAAGGCTGTGACCGGATCATTGAAGAATCCAAAAAGTCGGGAAAACACTTAATGGTTGGATTTAATATGCGCTATATGAGCATGTATCAAACGATGAAGGAAATTATCGATTCAGGGGTAATCGGTAATCTTAAGGCCGTTTGGGTTAGACACTTTGTGGGGTACGGCGGATATTTTTATTACCATGACTGGCATGGTGCTGCTAAAAACACCACTTCTCTACTATTACAAAAGGGTTCGCATGATCTCGATGTCATTCATTGGATTACCGGAAAATATTCGAAAAAAGTATCTGCATTTGGTGGACTCGACTTCTATGGCGGGGATAAACCAAATACCTTAACCTGTCCAACGTGTGAGGAAAAAGATACTTGTACTGAGGCAAGTCTTAAGATTTTGACCCAGTGTGCTTTCCGAGAGGAAATTGACGTAGAGGATAACAATATGTTGATTATGGAACTTGAAGGCGGAATTAAGGCATCCTACCTGCAATGTCATTTTACACCGGACTATTCAAGGAATTATACCTTTATCGGTACAAAAGGACGATTGGAAAACGACGATGTCAACAATAAAATTTATGTGAAAACACGAAAATCCAATACATGGAATGAATTCAGTGACATAACCTATGACATGAAAAAAGAACAGGGAAGTCACGGCGGTGCTGACCCAAAAATTTGCAATGATTTCATCGAGTTAGTTTTGCACAACAAGCAGCCCTTGACGACACCATTTGCTGGAAGAATGAGCGTAGCTGTCGGCTGTGCTGCAACAGAGTCAATTCGTTCAGGCGGTAAAGTGGTTGAGGTTAGCCTAGCTTCAACAGTAAGTCTATGTGAGTAA